The following is a genomic window from Variovorax paradoxus.
CCTGCCCTCAACCAAGGAGATTTCCATGATCGACACAATCACCGACATGCCCCATGTCGTGATCACCGGCGCCGCGGGTGCGCTGGGCCGGGCGGTGGCCCAGCACTTCATCGAGCAGGGCGCCCGCCTTGCGCTGATCGATCACCGCGCCGACCGTCTGGCCGAGGTTTTTCCGGGCCTGGACAATTCTCAGCACTTGCTGCTCGAAGGCGACGTGACCTCGCTACCCGACATGTCGAACCTGGCCACCCAGGCACTCAAGGCTTTCGGCCGCATCGATGCGCTGGTCCACATTGCGGGCGGCTTCGAGATGGGCGAGGCAACCCATGCGCTCTCACGCGCAAGCTGGGACCGGATGATGAATCTCAACGCCTGGTCTTTCGTTGCGGTCACGCAGGCGGTGTTGCCTTCGATGATCGAGCGCGGCTCGGGGCGCATCGTTGCCGTTACCGCCAAGGTGGCGGCGCGCGGCCTGCCTGCCATGGCCGCGTATATCGCGTCGAAAAGCGCACTGCAGCGCCTGGTGGAAGCCATGGCTGCAGAAGCCGCACCGCATGGCGTGTGCGTCAACAGCGTTGCGCCCAGCGTGCTCGACACGCCGGCCAACCGCCAGGCCATGCCCGATGCGAACCCCGCGGAATGGGTATCGACCTCGGTCGCTGCGCAGACCATCGCTTTCCTTGCATCGCCTGCCGCCGCTGCGCTCCACGGACAGCACCTCGCGCTCGACACCTGACGCGCTCCTCCTGAGCCGAGATTGAACAAACGCCCTGGCGCAATGCCGGGGCGTTTTGCTTTGCGCCGCCGCAAAGACAGCCGCCGAGCGAGGCAGGCGCTTTGTCATGGGTGCAGCGGGCGCGGGCGGGGCGATTGTCTCCCTCCAGAAGGGGCGCATCGCTCATGTGCGCAGACGCCGCAATTTCTACAGTGACTCCACGGCAAAACGCTCTGGCCCGCTCCGGGCCCCAAGCGGCGCCGGTTGGCTATCTCACTGGGGAACACACATGGAACCGCTCGAAACGCTGCCGAGAACCTTCACGACCCTGCTGCGGGAAGACACAGGCATGTCGTTCATGGAGTTTGCGCTCATCGGCGCGCTGGTGCTGGTTGTGTGCCTGCTCCTGCTGCTTGCCGTGCGGCGCAGTGCCTGAAGTGCAACAGACCCTCTTCATTCGGAGCACAGACCCATGACGGAATTCGAAGCCTTCCTCGATCTGCTGACGCTGCTGGCATCGGACTTCCGCATGGGCGGGCTGTTTGTCCTGCTGGTGATGGCGGCGGTCAGCGACGTGCGCTTCTACCGCATTCCCAACTGGCTCACCTTCGGCGGCATGGTCTTCGCACTCATCTACGGAACCATTGCGGCGCGCACGCCGCTGTCGGGTGCGCTGCATGCGCTGGGCGGATGGGGCACGGGCCTGGCGATCATGCTGCCGTTCTATGCGCTGGGAATCATGGGCGCGGGCGACGTCAAGCTGATGGCGATGGTCGGTGCCTTTCTTGGGCCGTACCAAACGCTGCAGGCCATTCTCTTCACATGCATTGCCGGCGGCGTCACTGCAATCCTCTTTGCCATTCACCTGCGCCGCCTCGGCCGGATGCTGGCCAACGTCAAGGCTACCGCGCAAGGCATTGCGGTCTCGGGCATTGCAGGCGTGCGGCCGTCCGGAACGATCGAGGCGGGGCAGTCCATCGGAAAGCTGCCTTACGGCATCTGCATCTGCGCGGGGACGGTCGCACAAGTCCTCGCGCACCAACTGGGCTTCGTCTAGCCCCTTCTTCTTCTTCACTCTTCATTCACGGCGGAGACTCGCATGAAAAACATCAAGGCGCTCGGGCTGCTTCTGCTGGCCCTCCTGACCGGCCTGGCGGCCGCGGTCTACGCAGCGGGCTGGGTTTCCCGACAGGGCGGAATCGCTTCCAACAAAGTGGTCGTCGCCGCCGTCGACATCGAACTGGGCAGCCGGGTCAACCCCCAGATGCTGTCGATGGTCGACTGGCCTAGCGGCTCGCTGCCGCCCGGATCGTTCACCGACGCCAAGGCGCTTGAAGATCGCGTGGTCAAGGTCGGCGTGCTGCGCGGCGAGGCTCTCCTGGAAGGCAAGCTCGCACCCGTCGGCACCCAGGGCGGGCTCTCGGCGGTCATTGCCAGCGGCAAGCGCGCCATGACCGTGCGGGTCAACGACGTGGTCGGCGTGGCGGGTTTTGCGCTGCCCGGCAACTACGTCGACGTGATGGTCAACGCGCAGCAGGACAAGAGCCGCGGAGAAGAGGGCCGCCAGATCAGCAAGACGGTGCTTGAAAAAGTGCTGGTGCTGGCCGTGGCGCAAGAGGCCAACCGCGACGACACCAAGCCCAAGGTCGTCAGCGCTGTCACGCTGGAGCTCTCGCTCGAAGACTCCGAAAAGCTCGACCTTGCCCGCAGCGTGGGAACCCTCTCGCTGGTGCTGCGCAACCAGATGGACAAGACCACGGTAGCCACCGCGGGCATCACCAAGGGCCAGCTGTTCGGCGAGAAGGAAATCCTGCCGATCGCCACCACCGTGGCGGAACGGCCGGCCCCGGTGCGAGTGCCGCGTTCCGCCCCTGTGGCGATGCGGCAATCCGAGTGCGTGGAAGTGATCCAGCACGCAGCCCGCTCGCTCAACTGCTTCTGATCACCCTGTCCGGAGGAACCACAAGTGCAATATCTCTCTTCTTCACCCGCCTGGCTGCTGGCGGCGCTCACGAGCCTGGCAATGCCCGGGTTTGCGGCGGAGCTCGCAGCCCCGGCTCCGACGCCTGTTGCGGCGACATCGGCGCCCGCGCCGGCCGCCGCACCCGCCATGCGCCGCTGCACGGCCATCATTCCGGACGACCAGCCCACCTACGCGGTGCTGGGCAAGTCGGTGGTCATTCCACTCAAGGCACGGGTGGCGCGCATCGTGGTCAGCGGGCAGCCGCCGAACCGCGCACCGGCGGCGGCAGCCGCAGCTCCGGCAGGGCAGCCTGCACCGGCGGCGCCCACTGCCCAGAATGCAGGCGACGGCGTGGCCGATGTCGACGTGATGCTGCTGAGCCCCAACGATCTCTTCTTTCGCGGACGGCAGGCCGGCTCGATGAATGTGGTGCTGCAAAGCGCCGAAGGCACCTGCTACATCAAGGACGTCATTGTCACCATCGACCCGGGCGCACTTCAGTCGAAGCTGGCCGAGTTGATGCCCGAAGAGAACCGCATCCGCGTGCGCAGTGCAGAAAAATCGATCGTGCTCACCGGCGAGATCAGCGATGCCCTCAAGCTCGACGACGTGATGAGCCTGGCCATGGCCTACGGCGCCGACGGCAAGAAGGTCGTGAACCTGCTGCGCGTCACGGCGCCGCAGCAGGTCATGCTCGAAGTGAAGATTGCCGAGATCAGCAAGACGCTGCTCGACCGGCTGGGCGCACGCGTCGGCTTGA
Proteins encoded in this region:
- the cpaB gene encoding Flp pilus assembly protein CpaB encodes the protein MKNIKALGLLLLALLTGLAAAVYAAGWVSRQGGIASNKVVVAAVDIELGSRVNPQMLSMVDWPSGSLPPGSFTDAKALEDRVVKVGVLRGEALLEGKLAPVGTQGGLSAVIASGKRAMTVRVNDVVGVAGFALPGNYVDVMVNAQQDKSRGEEGRQISKTVLEKVLVLAVAQEANRDDTKPKVVSAVTLELSLEDSEKLDLARSVGTLSLVLRNQMDKTTVATAGITKGQLFGEKEILPIATTVAERPAPVRVPRSAPVAMRQSECVEVIQHAARSLNCF
- a CDS encoding type II and III secretion system protein family protein, giving the protein MQYLSSSPAWLLAALTSLAMPGFAAELAAPAPTPVAATSAPAPAAAPAMRRCTAIIPDDQPTYAVLGKSVVIPLKARVARIVVSGQPPNRAPAAAAAAPAGQPAPAAPTAQNAGDGVADVDVMLLSPNDLFFRGRQAGSMNVVLQSAEGTCYIKDVIVTIDPGALQSKLAELMPEENRIRVRSAEKSIVLTGEISDALKLDDVMSLAMAYGADGKKVVNLLRVTAPQQVMLEVKIAEISKTLLDRLGARVGLSRTGGGGRDSYSLISSFLSGGGGLIEALRIGRTSIGIDGQKDDGLVRILAEPNIMAISGQQASFLSGGKIFIPVAQSAAGGGGTNITLEEKEFGIGVKFTPTVLNGGRVNLKMVSEVSDLSQTGSPFTTVTGVTAVLPSLTVRRADTTVQLNDGQSFVIAGLIKSNVTESIKRYPGLGEVPVMGALFRSTEFQNDQTELMFVITPRLVRPLAEVPRVPTDNHVVPSRAEVYLNGSLESATPAPVAPAGNTQ
- a CDS encoding A24 family peptidase; translated protein: MTEFEAFLDLLTLLASDFRMGGLFVLLVMAAVSDVRFYRIPNWLTFGGMVFALIYGTIAARTPLSGALHALGGWGTGLAIMLPFYALGIMGAGDVKLMAMVGAFLGPYQTLQAILFTCIAGGVTAILFAIHLRRLGRMLANVKATAQGIAVSGIAGVRPSGTIEAGQSIGKLPYGICICAGTVAQVLAHQLGFV
- a CDS encoding SDR family NAD(P)-dependent oxidoreductase, with the translated sequence MIDTITDMPHVVITGAAGALGRAVAQHFIEQGARLALIDHRADRLAEVFPGLDNSQHLLLEGDVTSLPDMSNLATQALKAFGRIDALVHIAGGFEMGEATHALSRASWDRMMNLNAWSFVAVTQAVLPSMIERGSGRIVAVTAKVAARGLPAMAAYIASKSALQRLVEAMAAEAAPHGVCVNSVAPSVLDTPANRQAMPDANPAEWVSTSVAAQTIAFLASPAAAALHGQHLALDT